The genome window TATTCGGTGACAGGGTCGCCGATCCCTTTGAAATCGATCTTTTTCGCATGATGGAATCCTTCGCGTATGATTTCACCCGCATCGAGGGCGTATTTTTTCGCGAAGGATAGAAATTGCTTGTCCGGCACTTACAATTCGCCCTTGGGGTATGAACCGAGGATTTTCAGGAAAATCGAGTCTTCCTTGATCTTCTCGATCGCTTTATTGACGTCTCCGCTCTGGATACTCCCGTCTATATCGATAAAGAACAGGTAGTCCCACGGACGGCGGCGCGACGGACGCGACTCGATCTTCGAGAGATTGAGGCCGAACACCTGAAACGGCGACAATAGCCTGAGAAGCGCGCCGGGTTTATCCTTCACCGATACGAGAATTGTCGTCTTCTCGGGGTTCTTCACCGGGCTGCTCTCCGGTGCGATGATCCAGAAACGGGTATAATTTTCGGGATTGTCCTCGATATTCCGTTCGATAATATGCAGGCCGTAACGGTCCGCGGCGATTTCCCCGGCGATAGCAGCGGAGAACTTGTCCCACGGCACCTGGCTTGCCGCTTTGGAGTTGCTCGACGTTTCGATTTTCTCGACATTCGGCATATGTGTTTCCAGCCAGATACGGCACTGCGCGAAGCTCTGCGGATGCGAGTAAATCCGTTTGATCTGCGACTTGTCCTCGACCATACCCATCAGGTTGTGGTTGATAGTCAGGAAAGTCTCGGAGATGATTTTTACAGGCGAATCGACAAATTCGTCAAGCGTCTGGTAAACCGTTCCGCCGAGAGTATTCTCAATCGGGACTATCCCGAAATCGATTTTACCGTTCTCTATCTCGCGAAAAATATCCGACGTACCGGGCAGGGGGTGGAAATTGACCGAACTGCCGAAATGCTTG of Brevinematales bacterium contains these proteins:
- the pheA gene encoding prephenate dehydratase, producing the protein MEKQDQELLEELRKKINSVDINIVNLLDDRARLVKDIGEYKKSKNLPIYQPDREKDVKERVLAAAKNEFPPKALMHIFTEIVSAARSLEAPLEVGFLGPEGSYTEQAAIKHFGSSVNFHPLPGTSDIFREIENGKIDFGIVPIENTLGGTVYQTLDEFVDSPVKIISETFLTINHNLMGMVEDKSQIKRIYSHPQSFAQCRIWLETHMPNVEKIETSSNSKAASQVPWDKFSAAIAGEIAADRYGLHIIERNIEDNPENYTRFWIIAPESSPVKNPEKTTILVSVKDKPGALLRLLSPFQVFGLNLSKIESRPSRRRPWDYLFFIDIDGSIQSGDVNKAIEKIKEDSIFLKILGSYPKGEL